In Gammaproteobacteria bacterium, one DNA window encodes the following:
- the cysE gene encoding serine O-acetyltransferase: MTSRFGRLREDVRCVFDRDPAARNTFEVLTTYPGLHAVLGHRLNHKLWTLGLKWVARFGSMLMRWFTGIEIHPGARIGRRFFIDHGMGVVIGETAEIGDDCTLYHGVTLGGTSWQKGKRHPTLGNDVVIGAGAKVLGPVIIGAGARIGSNAVVLKDIEPGATVVGVPGRVVTRREPEDDRRAAIARKMGFDAYGTTKDMPDPVAIAINCMLDHMHGMDQRLEEVCKGLKTLGAELDEVDLPDLGACEIESTGGSSVPREPPTGEENNGRDDGNS, encoded by the coding sequence ATGACATCCAGGTTCGGCCGCCTTCGGGAAGATGTGCGCTGCGTGTTCGATCGCGATCCGGCGGCGCGCAACACGTTTGAGGTACTCACCACCTATCCCGGACTGCACGCCGTGCTCGGGCACCGCCTGAACCACAAACTGTGGACCTTGGGCCTGAAATGGGTGGCACGCTTCGGGTCCATGCTGATGCGCTGGTTCACCGGCATCGAGATTCACCCCGGCGCCCGGATCGGCCGGCGCTTCTTCATCGACCACGGTATGGGCGTGGTGATCGGCGAGACCGCTGAGATCGGCGATGACTGCACCCTCTATCACGGCGTCACCCTGGGCGGTACCAGCTGGCAGAAGGGGAAGCGCCACCCCACGCTGGGCAACGACGTCGTCATCGGTGCCGGGGCAAAGGTCCTGGGACCGGTGATCATCGGTGCCGGCGCGCGCATCGGTTCCAATGCCGTGGTCCTCAAGGACATCGAGCCGGGCGCGACCGTGGTGGGCGTGCCCGGACGGGTGGTGACCCGCCGCGAGCCCGAAGACGACCGCCGTGCCGCCATCGCCCGCAAGATGGGCTTTGATGCCTACGGTACCACCAAGGACATGCCTGACCCGGTGGCGATCGCGATCAATTGCATGCTCGATCATATGCATGGCATGGATCAGCGGCTGGAAGAGGTGTGCAAGGGGCTCAAGACCCTGGGCGCGGAACTCGACGAGGTAGACCTGCCGGACCTCGGCGCCTGCGAAATCGAGAGTACGGGCGGGTCATCCGTGCCGCGCGAACCGCCGACAGGCGAGGAGAACAACGGCAGGGATGATGGCAATTCTTGA
- the fdx gene encoding ISC system 2Fe-2S type ferredoxin encodes MPQIIFLPHKQICPDGAVIQVEPGVTVCDAALANGIEIEHACEKSCACTTCHVHIREGAESLNVAEETEEDLLDKAWGLDPDSRLSCQTVVGDTDLVVEIPKYTINMVSEAAPRS; translated from the coding sequence ATGCCCCAGATCATTTTCCTGCCCCACAAACAAATCTGCCCGGACGGGGCGGTCATCCAGGTCGAGCCTGGCGTCACTGTGTGCGACGCCGCGCTCGCGAACGGCATCGAGATCGAGCACGCCTGCGAGAAGTCCTGCGCCTGCACCACCTGCCACGTCCACATCCGCGAGGGTGCCGAGTCCCTGAACGTTGCGGAGGAGACCGAGGAGGATCTGCTCGACAAGGCCTGGGGCCTGGACCCGGACTCGCGGCTGAGCTGCCAGACCGTGGTCGGCGACACCGACCTGGTCGTGGAAATCCCCAAATACACCATCAATATGGTCAGTGAAGCAGCGCCGAGGTCCTAG
- the iscU gene encoding Fe-S cluster assembly scaffold IscU: protein MAYSDKVLDHYENPRNVGSLDKNDTRVGTGMVGAPACGDVMRLQIKVNEHGVIEDAKFKTYGCGSAIASSSLLTEWVRGKTLDEASQIKNTQIAEELALPPVKIHCSVLAEDAIKAAISDYQTKQTGGQVSKTA from the coding sequence ATGGCCTACAGTGACAAGGTGTTGGACCATTACGAGAACCCCCGCAACGTGGGGAGCCTGGACAAGAATGACACCCGTGTCGGTACCGGCATGGTCGGTGCACCGGCCTGCGGCGATGTCATGAGGCTGCAGATCAAGGTCAACGAACACGGCGTGATCGAGGACGCCAAGTTCAAGACCTACGGCTGTGGCAGTGCGATCGCCTCCAGCAGCCTGTTGACCGAATGGGTCAGGGGTAAGACCCTGGACGAGGCGAGCCAGATCAAGAACACCCAGATCGCTGAGGAGCTGGCGTTACCACCGGTGAAGATCCATTGCTCAGTGCTGGCCGAAGACGCCATCAAGGCGGCCATTTCGGATTACCAGACCAAGCAGACGGGTGGACAGGTGAGCAAGACGGCCTGA
- a CDS encoding ATP-binding cassette domain-containing protein yields MTTDAELVLQLRGVCTRFGSFSVHEGLDLDVRRGEVLAIVGGSGSGKTTLLHEMIMLRRPSAGSIRLFGEEIVAAGPRVQARLRRRFGVLFQHGALFSGLTVQQNVGVPLHEHTDLDAALIDEIALLKIQQAGLPVDAALKYPSELSGGMIKRAGLARAMALDPQLLFLDEPTSGLDPASAAGFDELVLRLKQWLGLTVVMITHDLDSLWRVADRAAVLGDRRVVAVAPMAELAQVEHPAVRVYFEGPRARAAQPR; encoded by the coding sequence ATGACGACAGACGCAGAGCTGGTACTGCAACTGCGCGGCGTGTGCACGCGCTTTGGCAGCTTCAGCGTGCACGAAGGCCTCGATCTGGATGTCCGCCGCGGCGAGGTACTGGCCATCGTCGGCGGTAGCGGCAGTGGCAAGACCACCTTGCTGCACGAGATGATCATGCTGCGCCGCCCGAGCGCGGGCAGCATCCGACTGTTTGGTGAGGAGATCGTTGCCGCGGGGCCGCGCGTACAGGCACGGCTGCGGCGACGCTTCGGCGTACTGTTCCAGCACGGCGCGCTGTTCAGCGGCCTGACCGTGCAACAGAACGTCGGCGTGCCGCTGCACGAACATACCGATCTGGATGCGGCCCTGATCGACGAGATCGCGCTGCTCAAGATCCAGCAGGCCGGCCTGCCCGTGGACGCGGCGCTGAAATATCCCAGCGAACTGAGCGGCGGCATGATCAAGCGCGCGGGCCTGGCGCGGGCCATGGCGCTGGACCCGCAGCTGCTGTTTCTGGATGAACCGACCTCCGGCCTCGATCCGGCGAGCGCCGCGGGCTTTGACGAACTGGTGCTGCGGCTGAAACAATGGCTGGGCTTGACCGTGGTGATGATCACCCACGACCTGGATTCGCTGTGGCGGGTCGCCGACCGCGCCGCCGTCCTGGGGGACCGCCGCGTGGTCGCCGTGGCGCCGATGGCGGAGCTTGCGCAGGTCGAGCATCCCGCGGTGCGGGTCTATTTCGAGGGACCGCGCGCGCGCGCCGCACAGCCGCGCTGA
- a CDS encoding IscS subfamily cysteine desulfurase, which produces MTVKTPIYFDYSATTPVDARVAEAMCACLTRDGLFGNPASRSHPFGWDAEAAVERARAQVASLVAANPKEIVFTSGATESNNLAIKGAAHFYQKKGRHLVTVKSEHKAVLDTCRQLEREGFEVTYLDPQPNGLLDPDIFAAALRADTLLASVMHVNNEIGVIQDIHTLGEICRAKGVLLHVDAAQSAGKVPIDLASLPVDLMSFSAHKAYGPKGIGALYVRRKPRVRLEAQTHGGGHERGLRSGTLATHQIVGMGEAFHIAANEMVDENRRILALRERLWDGLKDMEEVYINGDLTQRVAGNLNVSFNFVEGESLIMALKDIAVSSGSACTSASLEPSYVLRALGRNDELAHSSIRFTLGRYTTAEEVDYTITLVKEKVAKLRELSPLWEMYQEGIDLNTVQWAAH; this is translated from the coding sequence ATGACGGTAAAGACGCCGATCTATTTTGACTACAGTGCGACGACACCTGTGGACGCGCGGGTGGCGGAGGCGATGTGCGCCTGCCTGACGCGGGACGGTTTGTTCGGCAATCCGGCCTCGCGCAGCCACCCATTCGGTTGGGACGCGGAGGCCGCCGTGGAGCGTGCCCGCGCACAGGTGGCGTCGCTGGTCGCTGCCAACCCCAAAGAGATCGTGTTCACCTCGGGCGCGACCGAGTCAAACAACCTGGCCATCAAGGGTGCCGCCCACTTCTATCAGAAGAAAGGCCGGCATCTGGTGACGGTCAAGTCCGAGCACAAGGCGGTGCTGGACACCTGCCGGCAGCTGGAGCGCGAAGGCTTCGAGGTGACCTACCTGGATCCACAACCGAACGGCCTGCTGGATCCGGACATATTCGCCGCGGCCCTGCGCGCGGACACCCTGCTGGCGTCGGTGATGCATGTCAATAACGAGATCGGTGTCATCCAGGACATCCACACGCTTGGCGAGATCTGCCGTGCCAAGGGAGTGTTGCTGCACGTCGATGCCGCCCAGAGTGCCGGCAAGGTGCCGATCGATCTGGCCAGCCTGCCGGTGGACCTGATGAGCTTCTCGGCGCATAAGGCCTACGGGCCGAAGGGTATCGGCGCCCTGTACGTGCGCCGCAAGCCGCGCGTACGTCTGGAGGCGCAGACGCACGGCGGCGGCCACGAGCGTGGCCTGCGCTCCGGTACGCTCGCGACCCACCAGATCGTCGGCATGGGTGAGGCCTTCCACATTGCCGCGAACGAGATGGTTGACGAGAACAGGCGCATCCTCGCCCTGCGCGAGCGCCTGTGGGATGGCCTCAAGGATATGGAAGAGGTCTACATCAACGGCGATCTGACGCAGCGCGTGGCCGGCAATCTGAACGTCAGCTTCAATTTCGTCGAGGGCGAGAGCCTGATCATGGCACTCAAGGACATTGCCGTATCCTCCGGCTCCGCCTGCACCAGCGCCTCGCTGGAGCCGAGCTATGTCCTGCGCGCCCTGGGGCGCAACGATGAGCTCGCGCACAGCTCGATCCGTTTCACGCTGGGCCGCTACACGACCGCCGAGGAGGTCGACTACACCATCACCCTGGTGAAGGAGAAGGTGGCCAAACTGCGTGAACTCTCGCCCCTGTGGGAGATGTATCAGGAAGGCATCGATCTGAACACGGTGCAGTGGGCGGCGCATTGA
- the hscA gene encoding Fe-S protein assembly chaperone HscA: MALLQISEPGQSSAPHQHRLAVGIDLGTTHSLVATVRSGLADTLPDDDGRHLLPSIVHYRPDGSRVVGVEARAAAARDPLNTIASVKRLLGRGVEDIKTLGTQLPYTFVPGVSGMPRIRTAGGDVSPVEVSAEILKVLRIRAEESLGGELAGAVITVPAYFDDAQRQATKDAATLAGLNVLRLLNEPTAAAVAYGLDRNNDGVIAVYDLGGGTFDVSILHLNQGVFEVLATVGDTALGGDDMDRAVASWIMRAAGIGDDADHKQMRRLLRDACAAKEALTETGAVPLRIELMDGSHWEGELTRAQLNELIDPLVSQTLGPCRRALRDAGVKVDGITAVVMVGGSTRVPRVRERVGEFFGRAPRVDIDPDKVVAIGAATQADILAGNKPGNETLLLDVIPLSLGIETMGGLVERIIPRNTTIPVARAQEFTTFKDGQTAMALHVLQGERELVSDCRSLARFELRGIPPLVAGAARIRVAFQVDADGLLSVTAREETSGVAASIAVKPSYGLADSEIETMLRDSMTHAHDDMEARKLRERRVEADRVIEALNAALAADGALFLDATERARIDAAAAALDRLRRGDDAGAIKQAIEAVEQASADYVARRMDAHIRQAMAGHGVDDFK; the protein is encoded by the coding sequence ATGGCATTACTGCAGATCTCAGAACCCGGCCAGTCCAGCGCGCCGCACCAGCACCGGTTGGCGGTCGGTATCGATCTCGGCACCACCCATTCGTTGGTCGCGACCGTGCGCAGCGGTCTGGCGGACACCCTGCCCGACGACGACGGGCGACATCTGCTGCCATCGATCGTGCACTATCGGCCGGATGGCAGCCGTGTCGTCGGCGTCGAGGCCAGGGCGGCCGCGGCCCGGGATCCGCTGAACACCATCGCCTCGGTGAAGCGCCTGCTGGGCCGCGGCGTCGAGGACATCAAGACCCTGGGCACGCAGTTGCCGTACACCTTCGTGCCCGGCGTCTCCGGTATGCCGCGCATTCGCACCGCCGGCGGCGACGTCAGCCCCGTGGAGGTCTCCGCCGAGATCCTCAAGGTCCTGCGGATCCGCGCGGAGGAATCGCTGGGCGGTGAGCTCGCCGGTGCGGTCATCACCGTGCCGGCCTATTTCGACGATGCCCAGCGTCAGGCGACCAAGGATGCCGCCACGCTCGCCGGGCTGAACGTGCTGCGGTTGCTGAACGAGCCCACCGCAGCGGCGGTCGCCTACGGTCTGGACCGCAACAACGATGGCGTGATCGCAGTCTACGATCTCGGCGGCGGTACCTTCGACGTCTCCATCCTGCACCTGAACCAGGGTGTGTTCGAGGTCCTGGCCACGGTCGGCGACACCGCGCTCGGCGGTGACGACATGGACCGCGCCGTCGCCAGCTGGATCATGCGCGCGGCGGGCATCGGTGACGACGCCGACCACAAGCAGATGCGCCGTCTGCTGCGCGACGCCTGTGCCGCCAAGGAGGCCTTGACCGAGACCGGGGCTGTGCCGCTGCGGATAGAATTGATGGATGGCAGCCACTGGGAGGGTGAACTCACCCGTGCGCAGCTCAACGAACTGATCGACCCACTCGTCAGCCAGACGTTGGGTCCCTGCCGCCGCGCATTGCGGGATGCCGGCGTGAAGGTCGACGGGATCACCGCCGTGGTGATGGTCGGTGGTTCCACCCGCGTGCCGCGCGTGCGCGAGCGTGTCGGCGAGTTCTTCGGGCGTGCGCCGCGGGTCGACATCGATCCCGACAAGGTGGTCGCCATCGGCGCCGCCACCCAGGCCGATATCCTCGCCGGCAACAAACCCGGGAACGAAACACTGCTGCTGGACGTGATCCCGCTGTCGCTGGGTATCGAGACCATGGGCGGGCTGGTGGAGCGGATCATTCCGCGCAATACGACCATCCCGGTGGCACGCGCCCAGGAGTTCACCACCTTCAAGGACGGCCAGACCGCCATGGCGCTGCACGTGCTGCAGGGCGAACGTGAACTGGTATCCGACTGCCGCTCACTGGCGCGCTTCGAGCTGCGCGGGATCCCGCCGCTGGTGGCGGGTGCGGCGCGTATCCGCGTGGCCTTTCAGGTCGATGCCGACGGGTTGCTGAGCGTGACCGCGCGCGAGGAGACCAGCGGCGTGGCGGCGAGCATCGCCGTGAAGCCGTCCTACGGTCTGGCCGACAGCGAGATCGAGACCATGCTGCGCGATTCCATGACCCATGCGCACGACGACATGGAAGCGCGCAAACTGCGCGAACGGCGGGTCGAGGCCGACCGTGTCATCGAGGCCCTGAACGCCGCCCTGGCGGCGGACGGTGCCTTGTTTCTGGACGCCACCGAGCGCGCCCGCATCGACGCGGCGGCCGCCGCGCTCGACCGCCTGCGCCGCGGCGACGATGCCGGCGCCATCAAGCAGGCCATCGAGGCCGTCGAGCAGGCCAGCGCCGACTACGTCGCCCGGCGCATGGACGCCCATATCCGCCAGGCCATGGCCGGCCATGGGGTGGACGATTTCAAGTGA
- a CDS encoding MCE family protein: protein MESKPHYVIVGIFALLLGTATVGLSLWLAFGDLTAEYRTYRIYTNESVAGLFVDSQVRYRGVDVGKVRALELDPDNLEQVRITVDIAADVPIKEDTVAKLTVQGVTGIASVELSGGTAAAPELKARAGEPYPVIQTVPSLFSRVDTTVSELIGNLNTVAADLHALLNPEVRGHFTSTLKHIAELSETLAGQREALAGSIEAFSRFAGNAADASAQMPALVARVDTAVIALEAMAEDIAATSREVREQVQLGGDRLEALGSRTLPETERLLSEFRRLTASFQRLSDRLEEDPRVLLYGPQLTTPGPGE, encoded by the coding sequence ATGGAATCGAAGCCGCATTACGTCATCGTCGGGATTTTTGCGCTGCTGCTGGGTACGGCGACGGTCGGGCTGAGCCTGTGGCTGGCCTTCGGCGACCTGACGGCCGAATACCGTACCTACCGCATCTACACCAACGAATCCGTCGCCGGCCTGTTCGTCGATTCGCAGGTGCGGTACCGCGGCGTCGACGTCGGCAAGGTGCGCGCGCTGGAACTGGATCCCGATAATCTTGAGCAGGTACGCATCACCGTCGACATCGCCGCCGATGTGCCGATCAAGGAGGACACCGTCGCCAAACTGACCGTGCAGGGCGTGACCGGCATCGCCTCGGTGGAACTGTCGGGTGGTACGGCCGCCGCGCCGGAGCTCAAGGCAAGGGCCGGCGAACCGTATCCCGTCATTCAGACGGTGCCCTCGTTGTTCTCGCGTGTGGATACCACCGTGTCCGAGCTGATCGGCAATCTCAACACCGTGGCCGCCGACCTGCATGCCCTGCTCAATCCCGAGGTGCGCGGTCATTTCACCAGTACGCTGAAGCACATTGCCGAACTCAGCGAGACGCTGGCCGGGCAACGCGAGGCCCTGGCCGGCAGCATCGAGGCGTTCTCGCGTTTTGCAGGCAACGCGGCTGATGCCAGCGCCCAGATGCCGGCCCTGGTAGCCCGTGTCGACACTGCGGTCATCGCGCTGGAGGCGATGGCCGAGGACATCGCCGCGACCTCCCGCGAGGTACGCGAGCAGGTACAACTGGGCGGTGACCGGTTGGAGGCGCTGGGCAGTCGCACGCTGCCGGAGACGGAACGGCTGCTCAGTGAGTTCCGCCGGCTCACGGCCAGCTTCCAGCGTCTCAGCGATCGCCTGGAGGAGGACCCGCGGGTACTGCTGTACGGTCCGCAACTGACGACCCCGGGGCCGGGCGAGTAG
- a CDS encoding ABC-type transport auxiliary lipoprotein family protein, whose translation MHRRGLPFALLALLAMAWLAGCSILPKPEPQTFEHYVLEPQIAPAVGPTTGAGPVLLVAVPQARSDLDTPRMAYRQQDFDIRYFARSRWAETPPQLLLPGLAEALEQSGRFAAVLRAGSPATPGLRLDTELLDFSQDFRTRPSEFTLRLRVQLVDLTDRRVVASRIFEVRRAAPEESPYGGVQAANAAWQALLPEVVEYCIASLPAAGPR comes from the coding sequence ATGCACAGACGTGGTCTGCCGTTTGCACTGCTGGCACTGCTGGCAATGGCCTGGCTGGCGGGTTGTTCCATTCTGCCCAAGCCCGAGCCGCAGACCTTCGAGCACTATGTCCTGGAGCCGCAGATCGCCCCGGCGGTGGGCCCGACGACGGGCGCCGGGCCGGTGCTGCTGGTCGCCGTGCCGCAGGCACGCTCGGACCTCGACACGCCCCGCATGGCCTATCGCCAGCAGGATTTCGACATCCGCTATTTCGCCCGCAGCCGCTGGGCGGAGACGCCGCCACAGTTGCTCCTGCCCGGCCTGGCCGAGGCACTGGAGCAGAGCGGTCGCTTCGCGGCCGTGCTGCGCGCGGGGTCACCGGCCACGCCGGGCCTGCGCCTGGACACCGAGCTGTTGGATTTCAGCCAGGACTTCCGCACCCGGCCGAGCGAGTTCACGCTGCGGCTGCGGGTGCAACTGGTCGATCTCACTGATCGGCGTGTCGTCGCCAGCCGCATCTTCGAGGTGCGCCGCGCCGCGCCGGAAGAATCGCCCTACGGCGGCGTGCAGGCGGCCAACGCCGCCTGGCAGGCGCTGCTGCCGGAGGTGGTCGAGTACTGCATCGCCAGCCTGCCCGCCGCCGGCCCGCGCTGA
- the trmJ gene encoding tRNA (cytosine(32)/uridine(32)-2'-O)-methyltransferase TrmJ — protein sequence MLSGVRIVLVQTSHPGNIGAAARAMKTMCLEQLVLVRPARFPSAEATARASGADDLLARAHCCDTLEEAVADCGFVVGASARLRSLPWPELDPRACAERLLAERARAPVALVFGREQSGLTNAELERCHVLVHIPSNPDYASLNLAQAVQVLTYELHMASLGHAWRGSPPDSPACTAADMERFFAHLEQTVIDLEFLDPQRPRQLVRRLRRLFQRAQPDANEMNILRGILGAAQAKARAARGG from the coding sequence ATGCTGAGCGGTGTACGCATCGTACTGGTGCAGACTAGCCATCCCGGCAACATCGGTGCCGCCGCGCGCGCAATGAAGACCATGTGCCTGGAACAGCTGGTGCTGGTGCGCCCGGCACGTTTCCCGAGCGCCGAGGCGACGGCGCGCGCGTCGGGTGCGGATGATCTGCTGGCGCGCGCGCACTGCTGCGATACCCTGGAGGAGGCGGTTGCGGATTGTGGTTTCGTGGTCGGCGCAAGTGCACGGCTGCGCAGCCTGCCCTGGCCGGAACTCGATCCCCGCGCCTGCGCCGAACGGTTGCTCGCGGAGCGTGCACGGGCCCCGGTCGCGCTGGTGTTCGGACGGGAGCAGTCGGGGCTCACCAATGCCGAACTGGAGCGCTGCCACGTCCTGGTGCACATCCCATCCAACCCGGATTACGCCTCGCTCAACCTCGCCCAGGCGGTGCAGGTACTGACCTACGAGCTGCACATGGCCAGTCTGGGCCACGCCTGGCGCGGCTCACCGCCTGACTCCCCCGCCTGCACGGCCGCCGACATGGAACGCTTTTTTGCCCATCTGGAGCAGACGGTCATCGACCTCGAGTTCCTGGATCCGCAGCGGCCGCGACAGCTCGTGCGGCGGCTGCGACGTCTGTTTCAGCGCGCCCAGCCCGACGCCAACGAAATGAACATCTTGCGCGGTATCCTGGGCGCGGCTCAGGCCAAGGCGCGGGCCGCGCGCGGTGGCTGA
- a CDS encoding Fe-S cluster assembly transcription factor, producing MKLTTKGRYAVTAMLDLAFHGGGGPVKLAEISERQGISLSYLEQLFTRLRKEGLVASTRGPGGGYSLGHPSDQIAVADIIEAVDESVDTTRCGGLSNCHNDERCLTHDLWTELSDQIRGFLSRISLGDLMARGGVREVADRQDRAAGKGGVVEIPVPFTSARV from the coding sequence ATGAAACTCACGACCAAAGGGCGTTACGCCGTCACCGCCATGCTGGATCTGGCATTCCATGGCGGTGGTGGGCCGGTCAAGTTGGCGGAGATCTCGGAGCGCCAAGGCATATCCCTGTCGTACCTGGAGCAGCTGTTTACACGGCTGCGCAAGGAAGGCCTGGTGGCCAGCACCCGCGGACCGGGTGGTGGTTACTCGCTGGGCCACCCCTCTGACCAGATCGCCGTTGCCGACATCATCGAGGCGGTCGACGAGAGCGTCGACACCACGCGTTGCGGCGGCCTGTCGAACTGCCATAACGACGAACGTTGCCTGACGCATGACCTGTGGACCGAGCTCAGCGATCAGATCCGCGGATTTCTCAGCCGGATCTCCCTGGGGGATCTGATGGCGCGCGGTGGGGTGCGGGAAGTGGCTGATCGCCAGGACCGCGCCGCAGGCAAGGGTGGCGTCGTGGAAATACCGGTTCCGTTCACCTCTGCGCGGGTGTAG
- the iscX gene encoding Fe-S cluster assembly protein IscX — MQWTDTLDIAIALDEAYPDVDPLRVNFVNLRNWVLALEGFDDNPDRSGEKILEAIQMAWIEERD; from the coding sequence ATGCAATGGACCGACACCCTCGACATCGCCATCGCCCTGGATGAGGCCTACCCGGACGTGGATCCGCTGCGGGTCAATTTCGTGAATCTGCGCAACTGGGTCCTGGCCCTGGAGGGTTTCGACGACAATCCCGACCGGAGTGGCGAGAAGATCCTGGAAGCCATCCAGATGGCCTGGATCGAGGAACGCGACTAG
- a CDS encoding ABC transporter permease produces MQAHTFQAEIEVGAAGIHCRGPWIVAELGAVARELDRLQPGGSAPVVVDAAGVAALDTTGAWLLRRLQRRLEQAGREVRIEGLSAPFADLLAQVTQLGGVELARTERLGRFAELGHRVAEGLEQVYTFFGFFGEVVLRMGALALTPWRVRWNAVWTDLYAAGATALGIVGLLSFLMGVVFAYQGAVQLSSFGANIYIADLVGLVMTRELGPLLAAIIVAGRTGSAYTAQIGTMKVTEEVSALRTIGVDPLDLLVIPKVLSLCIALPLLSVFADIMGVAGGMVLSKAHIGLSFTVFLDRIQEAVSVRSFLIGIGKAPVFALIIALIGCFQGFQVKGSAASVGQHTTISVVQSIFLVIVADALFSVVFSWLGI; encoded by the coding sequence ATGCAGGCACATACCTTTCAGGCCGAGATCGAGGTGGGCGCCGCTGGCATCCACTGCCGCGGGCCGTGGATCGTCGCGGAACTGGGTGCGGTGGCCCGAGAACTCGACCGCCTGCAGCCCGGTGGGAGCGCCCCGGTCGTGGTGGACGCCGCGGGCGTGGCGGCCCTCGATACTACCGGTGCGTGGCTGCTGCGGCGCCTGCAGCGACGGCTGGAACAGGCAGGGCGCGAGGTCCGGATCGAGGGGCTGAGCGCACCGTTCGCGGATCTGCTGGCGCAGGTCACCCAACTGGGCGGTGTCGAGCTGGCGCGGACGGAACGCCTCGGGCGCTTTGCCGAACTGGGACATCGGGTGGCGGAGGGGCTCGAACAGGTTTACACCTTCTTTGGCTTCTTCGGCGAGGTCGTGCTGCGTATGGGCGCCCTGGCGCTGACACCCTGGCGCGTTCGCTGGAATGCCGTCTGGACCGACCTGTACGCCGCCGGCGCGACCGCGCTTGGCATCGTCGGTCTGCTGTCGTTTCTGATGGGGGTGGTGTTTGCCTACCAGGGTGCGGTGCAGTTGAGCAGCTTCGGCGCCAACATCTATATCGCTGACCTGGTCGGCCTGGTGATGACGCGCGAACTCGGACCGTTGCTGGCGGCCATCATCGTGGCGGGCCGCACCGGCTCGGCCTACACCGCGCAGATCGGCACCATGAAGGTGACCGAGGAGGTGTCGGCGTTACGCACCATCGGTGTCGATCCGCTGGACCTGCTGGTGATCCCCAAGGTGCTGTCGCTGTGTATCGCGCTGCCGCTGCTGTCGGTGTTCGCTGATATCATGGGTGTGGCCGGCGGCATGGTCCTGTCGAAGGCACACATCGGGTTGAGCTTCACTGTGTTCCTGGACCGCATCCAGGAGGCGGTCTCGGTACGTTCCTTCCTGATCGGTATCGGCAAGGCGCCGGTATTCGCGCTGATCATCGCGTTGATCGGTTGCTTCCAGGGCTTCCAGGTCAAGGGTAGCGCGGCCAGCGTGGGGCAGCACACGACCATCTCCGTGGTGCAGTCGATCTTCCTGGTGATCGTCGCCGACGCGCTGTTCTCGGTGGTATTCAGCTGGCTGGGCATCTGA
- the iscA gene encoding iron-sulfur cluster assembly protein IscA translates to MAITLTAGAAERVQKFLANRGKGIGLRLGVKTTGCSGMAYVLEFIDAIEADDQVFESHGVQVVIDPKSLVYLDGTELDYGREGLNEGFKFSNPNVKDTCGCGESFNV, encoded by the coding sequence ATGGCGATTACATTGACTGCAGGTGCCGCCGAGCGGGTACAGAAATTCCTGGCCAACCGTGGCAAGGGTATTGGTCTGCGTCTGGGCGTGAAGACCACAGGCTGCTCCGGCATGGCCTATGTACTGGAATTCATCGATGCCATCGAGGCGGACGATCAGGTGTTCGAGAGCCACGGTGTGCAGGTCGTCATCGACCCCAAGAGCCTGGTCTACCTGGACGGTACCGAACTCGACTATGGCCGGGAAGGTCTGAACGAGGGCTTCAAATTCAGCAACCCGAACGTGAAGGACACCTGCGGCTGCGGCGAGAGCTTCAACGTCTGA
- the hscB gene encoding Fe-S protein assembly co-chaperone HscB: MDLKQNYFELFGLAPGFGLDRAVLDARYRDLQRLVHPDRFASAGDQERRIAMQQATRINEGYQVLRDALARGRYLLELRGHRFDDERATHQDPGFLMEQIELREELAAVRDTADPGGALAVILGRIGTRLERLEIELGAALAQPDEIPAAALTAIQHLQFFRKLAHEAEELEAELEDELGG; this comes from the coding sequence GTGGACCTCAAGCAGAACTACTTCGAACTATTCGGCCTGGCGCCGGGTTTCGGCCTCGACCGTGCGGTGCTCGACGCCCGCTACCGCGATCTGCAGCGGCTGGTGCATCCGGACCGTTTCGCCAGCGCGGGCGATCAGGAGCGGCGCATCGCCATGCAGCAGGCAACGCGCATCAACGAAGGCTACCAAGTACTGAGGGACGCCCTGGCGCGCGGCCGCTACCTGCTGGAGCTGCGCGGTCATCGTTTCGATGACGAACGCGCCACCCATCAGGATCCCGGTTTTCTGATGGAGCAGATCGAACTGCGCGAGGAACTGGCGGCGGTGCGCGACACCGCGGATCCTGGCGGTGCGCTCGCGGTTATCCTGGGGCGCATCGGCACACGCCTGGAGAGACTCGAGATCGAGCTCGGTGCCGCGCTCGCGCAGCCCGATGAGATACCCGCAGCGGCGTTGACCGCCATCCAGCACCTGCAGTTCTTCCGCAAGCTCGCCCACGAGGCCGAGGAACTGGAGGCCGAATTGGAAGACGAGCTCGGTGGCTGA